Proteins encoded by one window of Winogradskyella sp. PG-2:
- a CDS encoding phage holin family protein: MNKLIKLLLNAVAVFVLAEVLNGVYVDNYITSLIVAAVLSVLNILVKPILVILTLPVTILTLGLFLFVINALIILLADKLIDGFSVDGIWTAILFSVLLCVLQSLLHSFLKKDKK; encoded by the coding sequence ATGAATAAACTGATCAAACTATTATTAAACGCAGTAGCAGTTTTTGTGCTAGCAGAAGTTCTTAATGGAGTCTATGTAGACAACTATATAACATCTTTGATTGTTGCAGCCGTACTCTCTGTATTAAATATATTAGTAAAGCCAATCTTAGTTATTTTGACTTTGCCTGTGACAATATTGACATTAGGATTATTTTTATTTGTAATCAATGCACTTATTATTTTATTGGCAGATAAACTTATTGATGGATTTAGTGTAGATGGTATATGGACAGCAATACTTTTTAGTGTGCTTTTATGTGTTCTTCAATCGTTGCTACATTCCTTCTTAAAAAAAGACAAAAAATAG
- a CDS encoding energy transducer TonB, whose translation MKYIFVILLVVSSFNLSFSQEKPDGPFKDYYKTGELKVEGQHKNNKRVGAWIAYHKNGQISSTFSYTNGKMDFEGTSFYENGVVRRKGVKENGIIVIRGYYESGKLFYERARKSGYYKEFREDGSLKVEANYLDYELYGKWRQYDVQSQLEWSVSYEKGSRNGIYESFYPNGKLKLKGIILKDKKQGEEKRFNENGNLLWKGAYTNNEFSKTWIKYDANGKKIKKIKVSKGVEDLDIEPTIVPDGVIERVAIFPGCEELFGNKARKKCINQNVAQLISVNFDINKAKGLGLKGKQRIFVTFKVDKYGYVSITKIKAPHPILRIEAQRVMQEMPRFTPGYQRGKPVAMPFSIPIVFMVE comes from the coding sequence ATGAAATACATTTTCGTAATCCTTTTAGTTGTTTCAAGCTTTAATTTGTCATTCTCCCAAGAAAAACCAGATGGTCCTTTTAAAGACTACTACAAAACTGGAGAGTTAAAAGTTGAAGGTCAACATAAAAACAATAAACGAGTTGGTGCTTGGATAGCCTATCATAAAAACGGACAAATTTCGAGTACATTTAGTTATACTAATGGCAAAATGGATTTTGAAGGAACTTCATTCTATGAGAATGGTGTTGTAAGGCGTAAAGGTGTAAAAGAAAATGGCATTATTGTAATAAGAGGTTACTATGAGAGCGGAAAATTATTCTATGAGCGAGCTCGAAAAAGCGGTTATTATAAAGAGTTTAGAGAAGATGGTTCTTTAAAAGTAGAAGCAAATTATTTAGACTACGAGCTTTATGGTAAATGGAGACAATATGATGTGCAAAGTCAATTAGAGTGGAGCGTAAGCTATGAAAAGGGCTCTAGGAATGGAATTTACGAATCTTTTTATCCTAATGGTAAACTAAAACTTAAAGGCATAATTTTAAAGGATAAAAAACAAGGTGAAGAAAAACGATTTAACGAAAATGGTAATCTTCTATGGAAAGGAGCTTATACTAATAATGAATTTTCTAAGACTTGGATTAAATATGATGCTAACGGTAAGAAAATAAAAAAGATAAAAGTATCTAAAGGAGTAGAGGATTTAGATATAGAACCTACAATAGTTCCTGATGGAGTGATAGAACGCGTTGCTATATTTCCTGGTTGCGAAGAGTTATTCGGTAATAAAGCCAGAAAAAAATGTATCAATCAAAATGTGGCGCAACTTATATCAGTAAATTTTGATATAAACAAAGCTAAGGGACTAGGACTAAAAGGTAAACAGAGGATATTTGTAACGTTTAAGGTAGATAAATACGGTTATGTTAGCATTACTAAAATAAAAGCACCACATCCTATATTAAGAATAGAAGCACAACGTGTAATGCAAGAAATGCCAAGATTCACACCAGGTTATCAACGTGGAAAACCAGTAGCAATGCCATTTTCAATACCAATTGTATTTATGGTTGAATAA
- a CDS encoding alpha/beta fold hydrolase yields the protein MILHSNTFGEGKPFVILHGFLGMGDNWKTLARQFSESNFKMHLVDQRNHGRSFHSDDFDYELMAEDLKHYCDENELSDIVLLGHSMGGKTAMLFATKYPELVSKLLVADISPRYYPVHHDAILEGLSSLDFSEIKSRGQADIALSYYVDEIGTRMFLLKNLYWVEKGQLGLRINLEVLKENVSEVGEVLPMHATFEKETLFLRGDRSEYIGEADEANIQRHFSNSEIVTISNAGHWLHAENPKDFYRAVIDFLPS from the coding sequence ATGATATTACATTCAAATACTTTTGGAGAAGGAAAGCCATTCGTAATTCTTCACGGCTTTTTAGGAATGGGTGACAATTGGAAAACATTAGCTAGACAGTTTTCTGAGTCTAATTTTAAAATGCATTTAGTTGATCAACGCAATCATGGACGTAGTTTTCACTCAGATGATTTTGATTATGAGTTAATGGCAGAAGATTTAAAACACTATTGCGATGAAAACGAGTTAAGTGATATTGTTTTGTTAGGGCATTCCATGGGAGGCAAAACTGCAATGTTATTTGCGACTAAATATCCAGAATTGGTAAGCAAGCTTTTAGTAGCAGATATTTCACCGCGATATTATCCAGTTCATCATGATGCTATATTAGAAGGGTTGAGTAGTTTAGATTTTTCTGAAATAAAAAGTAGAGGGCAAGCAGATATAGCATTGAGTTATTATGTAGATGAAATAGGAACGCGAATGTTTTTACTCAAAAATTTATATTGGGTTGAAAAAGGGCAATTGGGTTTAAGAATCAATTTAGAAGTTTTGAAAGAAAATGTTTCGGAAGTTGGTGAAGTATTACCAATGCATGCAACATTTGAAAAGGAGACCTTGTTTTTACGAGGAGATCGTTCTGAATATATTGGTGAAGCAGATGAAGCCAATATTCAAAGGCATTTTTCAAATTCAGAAATAGTAACAATCAGTAATGCAGGTCACTGGTTGCATGCAGAAAATCCTAAAGATTTTTACAGAGCAGTAATTGATTTTCTACCATCCTAA
- a CDS encoding pyridoxine 5'-phosphate synthase, whose translation MTKLSVNINKIATLRNSRGGDVPNVVQFAKDVQHFGAEGVTIHPRPDERHIRYQDAYDLKPEVYTEYNIEGNPIPKFVDMVLDIKPTQVTLVPDAVDAITSNAGWDTIKHKDFLVEVIKEFKSNGIRTSIFVDPDLHQVEGAKETGTDRIELYTEAFAHQYSLGNKEAIIPYMECSGLANTLQLGINAGHDLSLGNIKYFKENITGLLEVSIGHALIAESLYMGAENVIGMYLDKLK comes from the coding sequence ATGACAAAGCTAAGTGTTAATATAAATAAGATAGCAACCTTAAGAAATAGTAGAGGAGGAGATGTGCCTAATGTGGTTCAATTTGCTAAAGATGTACAGCATTTTGGAGCAGAAGGTGTTACGATTCATCCAAGACCAGATGAGCGTCATATTCGTTATCAAGATGCCTATGATTTAAAACCAGAAGTTTATACAGAATATAATATAGAAGGGAATCCTATTCCGAAGTTTGTAGATATGGTTTTAGATATTAAACCAACACAAGTAACATTGGTGCCAGATGCCGTTGATGCTATTACATCTAATGCAGGTTGGGACACGATTAAACATAAAGATTTTTTAGTTGAAGTAATTAAAGAATTTAAAAGCAATGGTATTAGAACTTCCATATTTGTAGATCCAGACTTACATCAGGTAGAAGGAGCTAAAGAAACCGGAACTGATAGAATAGAACTTTATACTGAAGCTTTTGCGCATCAATATAGTTTAGGAAATAAGGAAGCTATAATACCATATATGGAGTGCTCAGGATTAGCAAACACTTTACAACTTGGTATCAATGCTGGACATGATTTATCACTTGGCAATATAAAATACTTCAAAGAAAATATTACAGGTTTACTTGAGGTTTCTATTGGGCATGCATTAATAGCCGAGAGTTTATATATGGGAGCTGAGAATGTAATTGGTATGTATTTAGATAAGTTAAAATGA
- a CDS encoding CBS domain-containing protein, protein MQLQDLVINDIKPLSLNDKVSDLQMLFNQLTYSHIPIQKDGVYLGCISETDVHCFESVKSISECHHTIEGFFVRPTSNWLDVLEAFAQNDSNVMPILDHNNKYLGYYELNDIIHLFNETPFFSEPGGILIVEKGIHDYSFSEISQIVESNDAKLLGAFISKMESDLVRITIKIGNASINDVIHTFRRYSYNIISGHEEDSYIENLKERSQYLDKYLNM, encoded by the coding sequence ATGCAACTACAAGATTTAGTTATTAATGACATAAAGCCACTCAGTTTAAATGACAAAGTCAGTGATTTGCAAATGCTTTTTAATCAACTGACCTATTCACATATTCCTATTCAGAAAGATGGAGTTTATTTAGGCTGTATTTCTGAAACTGATGTACATTGTTTTGAAAGTGTAAAATCAATTAGTGAATGTCATCATACAATCGAAGGCTTTTTTGTAAGACCTACTTCAAACTGGCTAGATGTGTTAGAGGCTTTTGCTCAAAATGATTCTAACGTAATGCCTATTTTAGACCACAACAATAAATATCTAGGCTATTACGAACTCAATGATATCATTCACTTGTTTAATGAAACACCTTTCTTCTCTGAGCCAGGTGGAATCTTAATCGTTGAAAAAGGAATTCATGATTATTCATTCAGTGAAATTAGTCAGATTGTAGAATCTAATGATGCCAAACTATTAGGTGCATTTATTTCTAAAATGGAAAGCGATTTAGTTAGAATAACGATAAAAATTGGAAACGCAAGTATTAATGATGTCATCCATACCTTTAGACGTTATAGTTACAATATCATTTCTGGGCATGAAGAAGATTCTTATATCGAAAACCTAAAAGAACGCTCTCAATATTTAGACAAATACCTAAACATGTAA
- a CDS encoding NAD kinase — translation MKVAVYGQNYAKEATQEAFEILLEVLLEHKVSIYVEVDFLSLQNDALKNSSAVRSFKDLDKSYDLLISIGGDGTILRAITYVRDLGIPIVGINTGRLGFLATVQTDDIASALSEIFKGNYKISERSLLSVDTHPKHNDIEETHFALNEIAISRKNTTSMITVETHLNDEYLTSYWADGLILSTPTGSTGYSLSCGGPVITPATKNFALTPIAPHNLSARPLIIPDDTRVSFKVDGREDQFLMSLDSRIVTLPNSTIVNVKKANFVIKMVELLDETFLNTLRKKLLWGEDRRN, via the coding sequence ATGAAAGTAGCAGTATATGGTCAGAATTACGCAAAGGAGGCGACTCAAGAAGCTTTTGAAATTCTCTTAGAAGTACTTTTAGAACATAAAGTAAGTATATATGTTGAAGTTGACTTTTTAAGTCTTCAAAATGATGCTTTAAAAAATAGTTCTGCAGTAAGAAGTTTTAAAGACTTAGATAAAAGTTATGACTTACTTATCAGTATTGGTGGTGATGGTACAATACTAAGAGCCATAACTTATGTTAGAGATTTAGGTATACCGATTGTTGGTATTAACACAGGTCGACTAGGTTTTTTAGCAACCGTACAAACTGACGATATTGCATCAGCACTTTCGGAGATATTTAAAGGCAACTATAAAATTTCTGAACGTTCTTTACTAAGTGTAGATACACATCCTAAACATAATGACATTGAAGAAACACATTTTGCACTTAACGAGATTGCTATAAGTAGAAAAAATACAACTTCGATGATTACAGTTGAAACACATCTAAATGATGAGTATTTAACTTCTTATTGGGCAGATGGTTTGATTCTATCAACACCAACAGGTTCCACTGGTTACTCCTTAAGTTGCGGAGGACCAGTAATTACTCCAGCTACTAAAAATTTCGCATTAACTCCTATAGCGCCTCATAACCTTAGTGCTCGTCCGTTGATTATTCCAGACGATACAAGGGTAAGTTTTAAAGTAGATGGTAGAGAAGATCAGTTTTTAATGTCTTTAGATTCTAGAATTGTTACATTACCAAACTCTACTATAGTTAATGTAAAAAAAGCAAACTTCGTAATTAAAATGGTTGAACTCTTAGATGAAACTTTTTTAAATACCCTCCGAAAAAAACTACTTTGGGGCGAAGATCGTCGTAATTAG
- a CDS encoding DUF6089 family protein, whose translation MRYFFLILLSLFVVKNVDAQIYEVGIFAGGSNFIGDVGETTYISPNQGAFGAIVKWNRSPRHSFRASLIFSNLEGVDGKSDDPRRVRRGYRFNTSILEISAGMEFTFLDFDLHTSDMKGTPYLYGGISLANHDNFYFNQAGQVTSENTSSWAYGIPMALGYKTNITNHLILAAEIGARYTFSDELDGSVPDAEFREQFSFGNTNSTDWYVFSGFTLTYTFGRRPCYCNF comes from the coding sequence ATGAGGTATTTTTTTCTAATTCTATTAAGTCTATTTGTGGTTAAAAACGTTGATGCTCAAATCTATGAGGTTGGCATTTTTGCTGGTGGCAGTAATTTTATTGGCGATGTTGGTGAGACCACCTATATTTCGCCTAATCAAGGAGCATTTGGAGCTATAGTAAAGTGGAATAGAAGTCCTAGACATTCTTTTAGAGCTTCATTGATTTTTTCAAATTTAGAAGGTGTTGACGGAAAATCAGATGATCCAAGACGAGTACGACGAGGCTATCGCTTTAATACGAGTATTCTTGAAATTTCTGCTGGTATGGAATTTACATTTTTAGATTTCGACTTACATACAAGTGACATGAAAGGCACTCCTTATTTATATGGAGGTATTTCCTTGGCCAATCACGACAATTTTTATTTTAATCAAGCTGGTCAGGTAACTTCAGAGAATACAAGTAGTTGGGCATATGGAATTCCTATGGCATTAGGTTATAAGACTAATATTACTAATCACCTTATATTAGCAGCCGAGATTGGTGCTCGTTATACATTTTCTGATGAACTAGATGGAAGTGTGCCTGATGCAGAATTTAGAGAACAATTTAGCTTTGGAAATACAAATAGCACAGATTGGTATGT